The genomic interval CTCAGTTCGATGGTCACAGACTGCGGTAGGCAATTTTCCTCGGCATTGTGGTAAGAGCTGAGCAACTATTGGATACGTCCCATAGCAATACCACTTCGAATCACCCACAAGCAAATGGCATGGTGGAACGTTTTCACTGACAAATGAAAGCTTCTCTTATGGCTCGTTCAACTTCAGACGGATGGGCGCACGAGCTCCCTCTTATTATACTAGGCATTCGAGCtgcatccaaagaagatcaaagGTGCTCTCCTTTTGATATGGTGTTTGGGGAAGTAGTCTGCCTCCCAGCAGCTTTCAACTACTAACAAAAGCGCAAAACATCACTGGGACAAAGACcatttgttgcttttttttggcaCAAACGGGACGAGCCTGCCAGAGTTCATGGGGCCTTGACTATTTGCACCCATGTGTACGGAAGGGTCGATGCTATAAAGCCCCCTCTTCACCGTCCATATGCTAGTCCATTTCTTGTCGTCACTCAACACGATAAATAATTTGTCTTGGACAACGGAGGTCTACATGACACCGTTTCGTTGGATCGGCTCAAGCCGGCTTTCAGTTTCAATGCTATTATGTGCGATGCTTCACAAAACTATCCCTTTTCGTTTTATGGGCGTCCCATTCGTCCAACAGCCAGATTCCAACATTACAATAATTGAAACAAACTCAACCGAACCTCAGACAGCAAATAATGCAAGAATGTTTTCCTCATCTGTGATACCTAAATTACGTCAGCTCTGATGATAGCGACGCTATCTAGGACATATCTTAACATTTTAAAATCTCGTTGTATGACCCTCGTTTTTCGTTTTTACCTTTGcattattcatttcttatACTGAAGGTGACTTACCACAAAACCACATGTAGTGTtgactacataactttggacttatctcctgagttctctAAGCATAGcattgggctcaaatttggccaagttaatCTATTTAACAACATCTTGtagtcgtatgaagtgcttatttggaataaagtgaacggtttaggtgataagattttttttcttccgttggcagtccacatctctagaagtccgtgagtAGGGTGTGATTGCCCCGCTCTGACATCCAAAAAGATTGGTCGAGAGGCGGTACTGAGCGTAATAAAAAATCAGACGCTGTTTACTTGGTGTATGTCTGTTGGTCATAGAGGGTCGCTGGCTCCTCCTTGTCCAACTTGTAACAAAAACCACACTAGATGAATGTGCCGAGGTCCGTACGTGCCCCCTTGGGATAGGGAGTATCCAAAGCAGAAGATTGGATCCCTTTTGGGTTTTTTAAGACTAATGTTCCACTGTCATCGAACACTCCGCACCCTTCTGAGATGGTAACAGCTATTCTCCCCTCATAAAAAAGCTAATTGTAAAAGCCTCGATGCATTGTTGGCGGGACCAAATAAGGCACAGGTGAAGTTCGCAATCACAAATCACAAAAACCTGGTACGAACACGTATTGCTAATAGATTGGGCCTGTTTGGTCCAAAATGCACCCTAGCGATGTTGGTATCAGGTGATAAGGGACAACAGATTATAAACTTCCTACTCAAATCTCTGAGTGGAGGACTTGTTTTTCCCTTCGTTAAAGTCTGTGCCGCAAATGAAGTGGCTGCGAATCAACAACtcttggccttggatttgAAGAAAGGGATCACGTTCGAGGAAGGAGTCATGGATCCCAGGTCGAAAGAGGTGGATGATTTAATGGATGAACCTCTCCATAGTACATGCACCCTCAGAAACGCACCGATATGAGGTGTGGCGAGCATGTGCTTCCTCATAAGTGTCCTCTGTGATATGTATTAATAGCTAGGAACTCTTGGTAATAAACTAACATCTCTTGACTCATTCACATGGCGGACTTTGCGTCCGccatattggtgaccccgacgtgatctGAACATGCAACCTTCTGCTTAATTCCTTGAGCTGGAGGCCTAAATAGATTTCCTCTAAGGTGGATGCAAGGTCCGCCATGTCAATGAGTCaagagatggtagttgactggtTTATTACCAAGAGTTCCTAGCTATTAATACATATCACAGAGAACACTTATGAGCAAGCACATGCTTGCCACACTACTTCACCCCCATCGAAAAGGAAGTGGGCCAAGATGCATTGACATGGCAGACCTTGTTGTTCCGGTCTCTTGGGAGGTTGTTCCGGACTATTGGGCGGTTGTTCCGGAAATCCATTCCAGCCCGTTCCCACTCCGGCCCGTGTCGCCATATCCCGGCCTAGTCGCCGCATCCCGGCCTAGTCGCCGCATCCCGGCCTAGTCGCCGCACCTTGACCTAGTCGTCGCATCCCGGCCTAGTCGCTGCTTCTCAGCCATGTCGCTGCTTCTCGGCCATGTCGCTGCTTCTCAGCCATGTCGCCGCATCTCGGCCATGTCGCCGCATCTCGGCCATGTCGCCGCTTCTCAGCCATGTCGCCGCATCTCGGCCATGTCGCCGCTTCTCGGCCATGTTGCTGCTTCTCAGCCAtgtcgccgcttcccggccatgtcgccgcttcccggccATGTCGCCACTTCCCGGCCATGTGACCGCATCTCGGCCCGCATCTTGCTCCTGTAGATCTAGCAACTCCCATATGATAGATTCCTTCAGGAATCCGAGGAGCTGCTTTAGTGACCATTTGGGCATTTGTGGCAGAGTCAGATGTTAGAAACTTGTCCAACGTCTAGTTATTAACCCTGGCCATTCAGCTAATAAATGCCAGGGAGTCTGGTGTGCCTGGATGAGGATGAATTACTCCAGTATTTTGACCATTGTTTACTGATACTTTTCTTGATTGCTTCTTTGTAGACATTTCGTGAGACTGGAAGAAACGGTTCAGGGCCAAACCGGATTTGTGTTTTGCCAACTTATTTGCCAATTCGTTGCCTTTCAGCCCAGGCTTTGATTCATTGAATTGtcactttctttttctaaCTAAGTCGTTCTAGTAGTTGCCTTACTTCGAGCACGCTCTGGGAAGTGATCACCTTCCGTGGATAGCTTGAATGGCTGAAGCGCTATCACTTTTAATTGTAATTCTTTGATTCCTCTGCCTGAGAAGCCATGAACAGGCCCGCTCAAGAGAAAGAACCTCAGCTTGGAATACTGTGGCTATTTGGCCCAGACGAGCCTTGATgcaatgttttgttgtttcGAAAAATGACTAGGCCGAATCTAGGCCCTGTCTTTAATTTTTGAGCCATCATTATAACAGTAGATTATACCATGTTTTTTCAACCCATCCAGCCCTTGTTGGGTGTCATAAATAACTTTGTATTTAGTTTGCCAATTTCGGATTGGAGTAATATCTTGACTTGGCTCATACATATTCCCAGTTTTTCTAGGGTGTTTCCCCAGAACATTAGATGTCCTTTCCTTTTAATGGAGCCTAGCCCCTCCTAACATGGTTTGACTTGGTTCTTAATCCTTCTTTTTGTGTTCagagctagttcttgaatttTAAGGTGGAGCGGCAGCAATTGAAAAACCATTTCTAGGGCCAGGCTCGGCGTTGAGAGGTAGACTGGAGCTAAATCAGACATGCAAGTCTGTTCAGCCTGGTTAGTTGTTCAATTtcgttgaattcaaatttgtgcCCCAAATGTGGCATCCATAAGTTAGgattcatttccatgtttgttcaaagttttgtcagcttttgtaaccatttctcatttttgagaggatttaccttcaaggccttttttAAGATTTGCCATGCTATTAGGCCCCTTGATTGAGTTGCAAAACTCTTTCCTATCAATTCCTATCAATGAGCAATGTATATTTGAGGAGTATAATAAGTATCTCTACGATGATGGGAAGCCTATAGACCATGACACCCTAGTGATCGGATCACCAATATTTTGGACGAACGAATCTCCCTTTGAAGAAGCTTACGGTTCATTTAGTTGTCAAATTGATTAGCTTCGTTAGATATCTGATATTTCCTTCTCGCAGATCTGTGACACTCAACTCGGAGTTTCCTTATTTCATCTGTTCACCATTTAGgttggatgcttttgttcagatttttcaaaacaactaTAGGACACGCAACGCGAAGAGCGTTTAGAATTCTTTGTCGAAGGCTCACcgcttcttggccttggtaATATTTATCCCATATTTTTAGTGGGTGAATTTTCTTGCTTGTAAGCTCTAGAACCCGCGtgaatttggaccaattggcatttttgaggtTACTTGTCTTGATTTCCtgcttaaatattttttttgtttttaaattgtttttaaatatgaaataatTAAATTTTATGGTCACTAAGTTGATCATTTGGGTTCACGCACCATTTGGTCAGATCAGGGATCAGGAACCTATTTGTTATAGTAATGTCTATGATTGGCTTTGCTCGGCTCGAGACAAAGGTGGGATGATTTCCGACATTCTGAATGCTCAACTCAGTTTGGAAAAtccagttttcaatttttttcactccTGGCACTGGCCGAGTCACAGAGTCTCAGAGTGAGCATGTAAGTCTAAGCCAATTATTAGTGACAGGGCTTGTGCTTCTGCATAGGCCGTCAAATTTACcacatgttcatttttcaccTCTTTGTCCAAGCAGGGACtttaaagagaggaaacgttACGGCTTTCCTTgtccgccaacttaggccattccggtgaattaagacagtaactttagtataaataaaacaagattgttCATCCTGCATAGTAAATTTAAGTGTACTTTTAGTAAATAATTACCCCCTGGATATGCAACTTTGTTAAAATACCAGATATATCTTAATTaattttaaaagtcaaaagaataaccatgaacatcaagtaaatgaaaaacaagcaaattgtctttaaaatagataaaatattggacaaaatttgctcaaaaacattgaaagaaagaaaatgaacaagaatcaattcatgaggaacttacactgacaattgaaaaaagaaatgtatgaaataggcaaaaaagtacatgtacataaatgttgaAATATCAGTATTTCTATAATGGAGaattgataatcttgttttaatccacatatttgacaaaaaaacatcagacattggtgaaaaatagaTGAGTTGCTTTTGAGTAGAGTTTGAACTTCTACTTATCAGGAATTTTACATAAAAGGCTGGCTTTTTGTAAGGCATACAGTGTAAGACCAACGTCCAGCCGACTAGATTTGAGTTTTAGACTATAAAAAGGGTTTTTAGCAAGaggatccaaaatagtcaattaACAAAGGTGCCTTTTTGTTAAGATGTATCcttccatgattttgaaacattcgaatgagtttaaagagcaatatgcAGCTCAAAGCTAAAATATGCCTAGTTTTGATTTGGGGACCATTCCCAAATAGAGAACCATGGATTCATAACAAGTGCACTAAATTACTTGAAAGGTGGTCAAGAtctttctgaaacaattttcttcaaacagtATTGTTGGTAAACACCTATTGAGTGATTGTGTTTAgtgcaaattcttgctttaccAAAAATGCCCAATCATTATTTTACAGTACAGGGTTGCTACAAAGTTCGCCGGTGCTAAGTTTCAGTACTTGAAAATCAACTGTGGCTCAAATTGGCAAGTTGGATTGGCCTCAAAATTTGGGAGGAAAAGCGCTCCTAACGATCGCATAAAAATGTGGAGGCACTCAAAGGAGATTAAAGGCTACCTGGGAAATATCACCATTAAAGCTGTGCTTGCCATAGTGAATagagtttcaaaacgtatcagtcaaattgtCCGTGCCAAAGGAGGTCAAATGCATAATTTTACAAACAAGAAAGGTTAGTGGCAGTTCTTAAATCACcataaaaagtttgatgaatgtaTCTCATATGATTTTAGAACTATTTGTATTTTTAATTGCCGGCGTACTTTGTGGCCACCTAGCGTGCTacagtgaatggagtttcaaaacgtatcagtcaaattgtTCGTGCAAAAGGAGGTCAAATGCATAATTTTACAAACAAGAAAGGTTAGTGGCAGTTCTTAAATCACcataaaaagtttgatgaatgtaTCTCATATGATTTTAGAACTATTTGTATTTTTAATTGCCGGCGTACTTTGTGGCCACCTAGCGTGCTacagtgaatggagtttcaaaacgtatcagtcaaattgtTCGTGCAAAAGGAGGTCAAATGCATAATTTTACAAACAAGAAAGGTTAGTGGCAGTTCTTAAATCACcataaaaagtttgatgaatgtaTCTCATATGATTTTAGAACTATTTGTATTTTTAATTGCCGGCGTACTTTGTGGCCACCTAGCGTGCTacagtgaatggagtttcaaaacgtatcagtcaaattgtTCGTGCAAAAGGAGGCCAAATGTCTAATTTTACTAATGAGAAAGGTTGATGACAGTACAAACATCAGCATagaaaagtttgatgaatgtaTCTCATATGGTTTTAGaactatttgtatttctaaGTGCCGGTGTACTTTGTGGCAGCCCTGTAATTGCACTTAAAGACATGATataagtcattttaagtatattcaAACGTCTTATTTGAAGCAtctaccatcaatggttaaaAAAGGATATTAGCCACGCTCTTTCAACAAAATGTATGCCAATAATAGACATTAGAAAAATTCAGCAACATTGGTTtaggcctaagttggcgggaAAGgattggtgatcacaaaaaagtggcgcttCCTTGCTCTATTGTCGTTGGTCCAAGATAGAGGGCTAATCCAAGATATCCAGGTAAAAATACAATTGATTATTGTGCTCTTTTTGACGCCTTCAAAGTAGATTTGTCAAAGTTTGAAGTTATTTCTCCCCTCAAAGGCTAAGCGCAACTTCTCACCAAGGTTTGTGACCGCTGTTTTCTTTACTGAGATTTTTCTGACCGTACTCCAGGTTTGTCAGGTTtatataaaaatgaataattcgtgattcaataattatttttttttggaattctAACCGAAcgaaaaaagtttggaaaaataaCTCGTCATACCTTGATCATTGCAGCAAAATCCATTGGTGGCGCAAAAGCCTCGTCGCACGGACTGACAACGAGGCACATCATTATCGCACGGTATTGGATTTGAATTCTCGGTTTTGCAGACTTGAGTGTCGGGCGTATTCAGGTGACAACCAATGTATTGACCGCAACACATTGATGGACCAAAGCATTGACCCATGCCAAGTGGACCACATGGAGGGCACTAGGATGAAAACAATTTCACTAAAAGTTTGGCAATATttagctttttcaattttttattggGGAGGGCGTaaaatattattatttgttTTACAACGAGGACGGGTCAAAATTCTGCCGAACGAGTGAGGTCGAATTTTGAGCATGGAACCCTTCTCTCGATTGTTCACGTGTGATTTACTCTTTACGTGTGAACTAATCTTTTGGCGGCTTACTCTAACGTCTTTCAACCTTGCAATTACTGGCGAAATTAATGAGCTCTCCTTTTTTCGGGCATGATTGCCCGCCCTCCTAGATTTGACCTGCCAAACTTAAGACTCTGCAAGCGCAGTGTGGACTGGCTTGATCCATAATCTGTCGCAAGTCGAGTTGCAGGGGAATTGGAGCGAATAAACCAAAACGGCCACATTTTTGTTACACAGTTATGGATTGAGTCCATGCTCATGCTCATCCAATGTATTTGTATTCTAGTCAAGGGGTCAGCTCCAACAACTAGTTTATGACAATATTCTCATTATGGTCCATAGATGGCGTGATGTGTTGGAAGGTACCGACTGGAATGTGACTCTAGCTCGACACCAACTCTTGGCATCCATAATATGAAAAGGATTGGAGTTTGAAACAGAAATATGTCTCTATCGGCGCTAGTTGAATCATTATATCGTTTACAATCGCTTTTTTTGTGGTTTGGGGACTTTAATAAACCTAGACGAAAGAAATTACGATTGAAATTTGCCTatccattttctgtccatgtatgttttccctcttccatgaccaagcaattaccccctctttcattacccgagcaagacaactgtcagtgtcattttcatattttcatacGCAGGTGAAGGTACACAATGCTTTCCAAACGTGTGGCTGGATCGATTGgacgttgaagtccagagagAGCATCACGATACTAACTTTGAagaagtcgattgttcagccacaccttgaatatgcttcgccTATTTAGGTTCCAAGTGGTTCATAAGGTACTGGGAAATTTccaggaatgagagagaaagCTCATTTTGAGAGATGCTATAAAGTTGGGACGTTCAGTACTTATTTGGAGAAGGTGCAAAAGTTATATGTAAGTTACATGAAAGATAATGTGAGGTTTTTTCAAAGTACTCATTAGCCATATCCAAAGGTCTCAGGGTCAATTGCCGCAACCTTAGAAGCTTAacgtacgttttgagagcaccttcaatcCTCGAGAACTCCGattagttcgaacaatgaagtcatcctcattgttccatttgctttCCTTTAATATTTGCAGGGAATATGTACGCGTAGTATTGATCACGTAGCAGGTTTTGAATTatacttggacaagtttttgaccaaaaatccAGATCAACCTGTTTGAAAGCTAGCCAAATCCACTCACTCTGGTTATTGGATAAGATATTGTATATAATTTAtgaatttttcattggaaaataCTAAGAATGACATCCCCAGTAGTAGTGAGTTAAtcctcaaaaaatattgaaattagGCTTGCACAGTTTTTCATAAAATTACAAATCAAGTCTTTCATTTCGGCCAATCTTACCTTTCTACTGGCAACGGTCAATAATTCCGACCTTTTCTTGCCTCCCGATGGGCAGTTCGTGATGAAGCACGAGTTGACAGAGACGGCCTTGAGAAGACTGAGCAATCCCAATACAATGAAGCATCGCCGATCAAACGTGATTTGCATAGCCCTGGAGATATTTATAGAAATAGCACAAACTTTAAAATTTCAACCTCGGCAATTGGCAAAGAATGCTCATCTGTTGCATTTTGAGGCGAGGTGATGACTAAATTGAACTCATTTAGGCCACTACCTTATATTGGACGGAGTAAATTGGATTCTGCCTCGTGCCCTTAACATCACAAATGGATTCATTTCGTAGTTCACTTGAATCTTCTCCGTAGGGAGAACATACGTAAATGCCATTACCATCCAAATTTTGTACTCGGTGCAATTCAACAAGTTCGACAACGTCAAATGTTGACTTTCCCAAATTTTATTTACGTTGTCATCAGCCCTCTCACcataaaatgtgattttttaGCTTCTTGTTAGCTATTACTTTCAACAATATTGTGTACAAGAATATTGTTAACATTGGTTCCTTACCTgaagttttatttcaaatccTTTTCAGAGCTTCGGTTTCTCCTTCTAAGGATAAGGTCGGTCAGAACACTGGTCTACGCCTGACTCATGGTGAATCCTTTTAAAGCTTTTCCACTCTGCCGTTCAAGTCGCTCGTAAAACCCTCAAGATGAAGCTTCACGTCATCGGGGCCAAGTTAGCTGCTTCTGGTACCAACGTCCCTAACCACCGTTCCTACCTCTTTCGCTTTAGCCTTGGCTTGGTTCCCTTTGTGTTAACCGTCGCTACCCTTCTTCTGCGCATGTGGTATGACTGCATGTACCACTTCTTCCATTGTGGGTTGGATCAACGAACAAGCCTATAACAAAGCTTTCCGTAATTCAAGGATTCGACATTATATACATACGTATATCAGTATACACAGTGGCATTTCCAACCAACAAAGCATCCACTTCGACCACAATACTACTGTGCTTTCTTATCATTCACTTCCAAGATAAGACTTAGGATTCCCGAGTCAAAAATAGCACCGAGTTTGAGGAAGAATTGCATTACCTTTATNNNNNNNNNNNNNNNNNNNNNNNNNNNNNNNNNNNNGTACTTGAACATCTCCCAAATCAATGTCGCATAAGATATCCAATTTTCTAAAGAAAATCTGCTTAGATTCGTTGTCTTAATTTTCACCAACCCACGTCAAAGGAGGACGGACGTAAGTAGAATATGTGGAACAAATTTTATTAATGAGCCTTGTGTTATATTGCGTGTTCCTTAGTTTGTCCAACATGGCAAGTTGGCAAATTTTAAACGATATGGACCAACAAGTAATGGGTGTTGAACATGGAGAGGAggaggggagagagagagagagagtaagaCTGATATAGTCTCTACCCTCAGTAATGTAAACATATGGTATCATTATTCATTGGCCTCAGTTGACGTAAAGGTTGGAGAATGGGGCAAGAAGAAGCGAGCAGAGTTGAACCAATGTGTTTCAACACTAGGATtcctcaaaaaatgtaattgaagttAGCAAAACATGCACGTAGCGTAAGAAAAAAGCAtgcaaacaaaaatgaatccctttttcctccttttgaccttttgttAAAGAATAatcaaaaatgagcaaaacaCTTTGATAATAACTCCTTGAGAAAAGCAGGCAAGAAAAACAGGTAAAACAAACAAAGGAAGATCAGAAGTGAAAAAGGTTCACATGCGGCCTAATACAGGCATTTATTCTCGCGAATGATTGATTATTTGAGGCATCACGAAGATACCACGAAGATCGAAAAGTAATTTTTCAGcagctcgaaaaaaaaaccagcttTTTCGGTTTTCTGAAAATGTGTTAGCATCCCATGTCCCCCCACCCAAGCTCCAGCTCTCCCCTCATGGCTCTCCGTTTGAATTTCGCGCGCTTTTGCGTGATGTCAGCATAGAAGAAAcaacatagaagagtaaaaatcgagtttgttgtggttttgatctgcagctgaatcggtaaccagtggacagtacAACTCCAGCTGATGGAAAGTAGCGCCTCTGCAATCAGAAACTATGCCCTagccagggatgagaaattattaaaagccattttctaccacctggcagaaattggggcagaaaatggcagatattggtccaaaataactggcaagaaatggccaaaaatggcagaaaatggaattctttgtattattctaaatcatctttttctagtatttacgacCAATTCCGTCAATTTTAAGCTTCTTTAGTTGTGaaacgttgggatgggtattttggctattttgcatcgaatgtgcatcaaccactaaacgtcattggagtgtgattgagtttgaatttcgcCACCACAATCATTCGAGTCAGGGATGGCATtggacctaaactttttaaagtcaaaatgacgacaattgcatttaaaagaGCTGTATCGTAtgcaataaccattttgatgactgaaA from Tigriopus californicus strain San Diego chromosome 5, Tcal_SD_v2.1, whole genome shotgun sequence carries:
- the LOC131880011 gene encoding oxytocin-neurophysin 1-like, with product MQITFDRRCFIVLGLLSLLKAVSVNSCFITNCPSGGKKRSELLTVASRKCPPCGPLGMGQCFGPSMCCGQYIGCHLNTPDTQVCKTENSNPIPCDNDVPRCQSVRRGFCATNGFCCNDQGECTPEEKCLVENLSDFPSPFILRRHLSSSASLASRPTVEKAMITIPQPNAKAYQEALNLMQIIPKSNSALNKYLSRHGDVK